The following proteins are encoded in a genomic region of Cricetulus griseus strain 17A/GY chromosome 7, alternate assembly CriGri-PICRH-1.0, whole genome shotgun sequence:
- the Ppm1g gene encoding protein phosphatase 1G isoform X2, giving the protein MGAYLSQPNTVKCSGDGVGAPRLPLPYGFSAMQGWRVSMEDAHNCIPELDNETAMFSVYDGHGGEEVALYCAKYLPDIIKDQKAYKEGKLQKALEDAFLAIDAKLTTEEVIKELAQIAGRPTEDEDDKEKVADEDDVDNEEAALLHEEATMTIEELLTRYGQNCQKGPPHTKSGTGTGDEPGPQGLNGEAGPEDPSRETPSQENGPTAKGHTDLSSSLEHGTEAGQIGELGTATGEAGPSCSSASDKLPRVAKSKFFEDSEDESDEAEEEEDDSEECSEEEDGYSSEEAENEEDEDDTEEAEEDDDEEEEEEEEEEMMVPGMEGKEEPGSDSGTTAVVALIRGKQLIVANAGDSRCVVSEAGKALDMSYDHKPEDEVELARIKNAGGKVTMDGRVNGGLNLSRAIGDHFYKRNKNLPPEEQMISALPDIKVLTLTDDHEFMVIACDGIWNVMSSQEVVDFIQSKISQRDENGELRLLSSIVEELLDQCLAPDTSGDGTGCDNMTCIIICFKPRNTVELQPESGKRKLEEALSVEGAEENGNSDKKKAKRD; this is encoded by the exons GATGCTCATAACTGTATTCCTGAGCTGGACAATGAGACAGCCATGTTTTCTGTCTACGATGGACATGGAG GGGAGGAAGTTGCCTTGTACTGTGCCAAATATCTTCCTGATATTATCAAAGATCAGAAGGCCTACAAGGAAGGCAAGCTACAGAAG GCTTTAGAAGATGCCTTCTTGGCTATTGATGCCAAATTGACCACAGAGGAAGTCATTAAGGAACTGGCACAGATTGCAGGGAGACCCACTGAAGATGAGGATGATAAAGAAAAGGTAGCAGATGAAGATGATG TGGACAATGAGGAGGCTGCATTGCTGCATGAAGAGGCTACCATGACTATTGAAGAGTTGCTGACACGATATGGGCAGAACTGTCAGAAGGGCCCTCCCCACACCAAATCTGGAACTGGGACAGGCGATGAACCAGGGCCTCAGGGCCTCAATGGGGAGGCTGGACCTGAGGACCCATCTAGGGAAACTCCTTCCCAGGAAAATGGCCCCACAGCCAAAGGCCACACAGACCTTTCCTCCAGCTTGGAACATGGGACTGAAGCAGGCCAAATTGGTGAGCTGGGCACTGCTACTGGTGAGGCTGGGCCTTCCTGCTCTTCAGCCTCTGACAAGCTGCCTCGAGTTGCTAAGTCCAAGTTCTTTGAGGACAGTGAGGATGAATCAGATGAGgcggaggaggaagaggatgacagTGAG GAATGCAGTGAGGAAGAGGATGGTTACAGCAGTGAGGAGGCAGAGAATGAGGAAGATGAGGATGACACTGAGGAAgctgaagaagatgatgatgaagaagaagaggaggaggaggaagaagagatgatggTACCTGGAATGGAAGGCAAAGAAGAG CCTGGCTCTGACAGTGGCACAACGGCGGTGGTGGCTCTGATACGGGGGAAGCAGCTGATTGTGGCCAATGCTGGAGACTCTCGTTGTGTGGTGTCAGAAGCTGGCAAAGCTTTAGATATGTCTTATGACCACAAACCAGAGGATGAAGTGGAGCTAGCACGCATCAAGAATGCTGGCGGCAAGGTCACCATGGATGGAAGAGTCAATGGAGGCCTCAACCTCTCCAGGGCCATTG GAGACCACTTCTACAAGAGGAACAAAAACTTGCCACCTGAGGAACAGATGATTTCTGCCCTTCCGGACATCAAGGTGCTGACTCTCACTGATGATCACGAATTCATGGTCATTGCTTGCGATGGCATCTG GAATGTGATGAGCAGCCAGGAGGTTGTAGACTTTATTCAATCCAAGATCAGCCAACGTGATGAAAATGGGGAGCTTCGGTTATTGTCATCCATCGTGGAAGAG CTGCTGGATCAGTGCCTGGCTCCAGACACTTCAGGGGATGGTACAGGATGTGACAACATGACATGCATCATCATTTGCTTCAAGCCCCGGAACACAGTCGAGCTCCAGCCAGAGAGTGGCAAGAGGAAACTTGAGGAGGCACTCTCCGTGGAGGGGGCAGAAGAGAATGGCAACAGTGACAAGAAGAAGGCCAAGCGGGACTAG
- the Znf513 gene encoding zinc finger protein 513 isoform X2: MPRRKQSHPQPVKCEGVKVDTEDSFDEGPGALVLESDLLLGQDLEFEEEEEEEGDGHNDQLMGFERDSEGDSQGARPGLPYGLSDDESGGGRALSAESEVEEPARGPGEARGERPGPACQLCGGPAGEGPCCGAGGPGGGPPLPPRLLYSCRLCAFVSHYSSHLKRHMQTHSGEKPFRCGRCPYASAQLVNLTRHTRTHTGEKPYRCPHCPFACSSLGNLRRHQRTHTGPPTPPCPTCGFRCCAPRPTRPPSPTEQEGTMPRRSEDALLLPDLNLHVPPGGASFLPDCGQLRDEGEGLCGSGSEPLPELLFPWTCRGCGQELEEGEGSRLGTAMCGRCMRGEAGGGASGGPQGPSDKGFACSLCPFATHYPNHLARHMKTHSGEKPFRCARCPYASAHLDNLKRHQRVHTGEKPYKCPLCPYACGNLANLKRHGRIHSGDKPFRCSLCNYSCNQSMNLKRHMLRHTGEKPFRCATCAYTTGHWDNYKRHQKVHGHGGAGGPGLSAPEGWAPPHSPPSVLNTRGPAALGATGSRALHTDSP; the protein is encoded by the exons ATGCCCCGGAGGAAGCAAAGCCACCCGCAGCCCGTGAAATGCGAGGGGGTCAAAG TGGATACTGAAGATTCCTTCGACGAAGGACCCGGGGCCCTGGTGTTGGAGAGTGATCTGCTACTGGGCCAAGATCTGGAgtttgaggaagaggaagaggaggaaggcgACGGCCACAACGACCAGCTCATGGGTTTTGAGAGAGACTCTGAAG GAGACTCTCAGGGGGCCAGACCTGGACTTCCCTATGGGCTGAGTGACGACGAGTCTGGGGGCGGCCGGGCGCTAAGTGCTGAGAGTGAAGTTGAGGAGCCAGCCAGGGGTCCAGGGGAGGCCAGGGGTGAGAGGCCAGGCCCAGCCTGTCAGCTGTGTGGGGGGCCGGCAGGTGAGGGGCCGTGTTGTGGGGCAGGAGGGCCGGGTGGGGGGCCCCCGCTGCCCCCACGGCTACTGTACTCATGCCGCCTCTGCGCCTTCGTGTCCCACTACTCGAGCCACCTCAAGcggcacatgcagacacacagcgGGGAGAAGCCGTTCCGCTGTGGCCGCTGCCCCTACGCCTCAGCCCAGCTCGTCAACCTGACGCGACATACCCGCACCCATACTGGCGAGAAGCCCTACCGCTGTCCCCACTGCCCCTTtgcctgcagcagcctgggcAACCTGAGGCGGCATCAGCGCACACACACAGGGCCTCCCACTCCTCCCTGCCCGACCTGTGGCTTCCGATGCTGTGCTCCACGACCAACCCGGCCTCCCAGTCCCACAGAGCAGGAGGGGACAATGCCCCGGCGATCAGAAG ATGCTCTGCTCCTTCCAGACTTGAACCTCCATGTGCCACCAGGTGGTGCCAGTTTCCTGCCAGACTGTGGGCAGCTGCGGGATGAAGGGGAGGGTTTGTGTGGATCTGGATCAGAACCACTGCCAGAGCTACTTTTCCCTTGGACCTGCCGGGGTTGTGGACAAGAACTGGAGGAGGGTGAGGGCAGTCGGTTGGGAACTGCCATGTGTGGGCGCTGCATGCGAGGAGAGGCTGGAGGGGGTGCCAGCGGGGGACCCCAGGGCCCCAGTGACAAAGGCTTTGCCTGTAGTCTCTGCCCTTTTGCCACTCACTATCCCAACCACCTGGCTCGGCACATGAAGACTCACAGTGGTGAGAAACCCTTTCGTTGTGCCCGCTGTCCGTACGCCTCTGCTCATCTGGACAACCTGAAACGGCACCAGCGcgtccacacaggagagaagccctACAAGTGCCCGCTCTGTCCGTATGCCTGTGGCAACCTGGCCAACCTCAAGCGTCACGGTCGCATCCACTCGGGTGACAAACCTTTTCGGTGTAGCCTTTGCAACTACAGCTGCAATCAGAGTATGAACCTCAAACGTCATATGCTGCGACATACGGGCGAGAAGCCCTTCCGCTGTGCCACCTGCGCCTACACCACAGGCCACTGGGACAACTACAAGCGCCATCAGAAGGTGCATGGCCATGGTGGGGCAGGAGGACCTGGTCTCTCTGCTCCTGAGGGCTGGGCCCCACCTCACAGCCCACCCTCTGTTTTGAACACTCGGGGTCCAGCAGCCCTGGGTGCTACTGGTAGCAGGGCTCTCCATACAGACTCACCTTGA
- the Znf513 gene encoding zinc finger protein 513 isoform X1: MAGSLVRIMGTAWEGDSTSTLLSLVDTEDSFDEGPGALVLESDLLLGQDLEFEEEEEEEGDGHNDQLMGFERDSEGDSQGARPGLPYGLSDDESGGGRALSAESEVEEPARGPGEARGERPGPACQLCGGPAGEGPCCGAGGPGGGPPLPPRLLYSCRLCAFVSHYSSHLKRHMQTHSGEKPFRCGRCPYASAQLVNLTRHTRTHTGEKPYRCPHCPFACSSLGNLRRHQRTHTGPPTPPCPTCGFRCCAPRPTRPPSPTEQEGTMPRRSEDALLLPDLNLHVPPGGASFLPDCGQLRDEGEGLCGSGSEPLPELLFPWTCRGCGQELEEGEGSRLGTAMCGRCMRGEAGGGASGGPQGPSDKGFACSLCPFATHYPNHLARHMKTHSGEKPFRCARCPYASAHLDNLKRHQRVHTGEKPYKCPLCPYACGNLANLKRHGRIHSGDKPFRCSLCNYSCNQSMNLKRHMLRHTGEKPFRCATCAYTTGHWDNYKRHQKVHGHGGAGGPGLSAPEGWAPPHSPPSVLNTRGPAALGATGSRALHTDSP, translated from the exons ATGGCTGGCTCCCTGGTTCGGATTATGGGCACGGCTTGGGAGGGAGATTCCACAAGCACCCTCCTCTCTTTAGTGGATACTGAAGATTCCTTCGACGAAGGACCCGGGGCCCTGGTGTTGGAGAGTGATCTGCTACTGGGCCAAGATCTGGAgtttgaggaagaggaagaggaggaaggcgACGGCCACAACGACCAGCTCATGGGTTTTGAGAGAGACTCTGAAG GAGACTCTCAGGGGGCCAGACCTGGACTTCCCTATGGGCTGAGTGACGACGAGTCTGGGGGCGGCCGGGCGCTAAGTGCTGAGAGTGAAGTTGAGGAGCCAGCCAGGGGTCCAGGGGAGGCCAGGGGTGAGAGGCCAGGCCCAGCCTGTCAGCTGTGTGGGGGGCCGGCAGGTGAGGGGCCGTGTTGTGGGGCAGGAGGGCCGGGTGGGGGGCCCCCGCTGCCCCCACGGCTACTGTACTCATGCCGCCTCTGCGCCTTCGTGTCCCACTACTCGAGCCACCTCAAGcggcacatgcagacacacagcgGGGAGAAGCCGTTCCGCTGTGGCCGCTGCCCCTACGCCTCAGCCCAGCTCGTCAACCTGACGCGACATACCCGCACCCATACTGGCGAGAAGCCCTACCGCTGTCCCCACTGCCCCTTtgcctgcagcagcctgggcAACCTGAGGCGGCATCAGCGCACACACACAGGGCCTCCCACTCCTCCCTGCCCGACCTGTGGCTTCCGATGCTGTGCTCCACGACCAACCCGGCCTCCCAGTCCCACAGAGCAGGAGGGGACAATGCCCCGGCGATCAGAAG ATGCTCTGCTCCTTCCAGACTTGAACCTCCATGTGCCACCAGGTGGTGCCAGTTTCCTGCCAGACTGTGGGCAGCTGCGGGATGAAGGGGAGGGTTTGTGTGGATCTGGATCAGAACCACTGCCAGAGCTACTTTTCCCTTGGACCTGCCGGGGTTGTGGACAAGAACTGGAGGAGGGTGAGGGCAGTCGGTTGGGAACTGCCATGTGTGGGCGCTGCATGCGAGGAGAGGCTGGAGGGGGTGCCAGCGGGGGACCCCAGGGCCCCAGTGACAAAGGCTTTGCCTGTAGTCTCTGCCCTTTTGCCACTCACTATCCCAACCACCTGGCTCGGCACATGAAGACTCACAGTGGTGAGAAACCCTTTCGTTGTGCCCGCTGTCCGTACGCCTCTGCTCATCTGGACAACCTGAAACGGCACCAGCGcgtccacacaggagagaagccctACAAGTGCCCGCTCTGTCCGTATGCCTGTGGCAACCTGGCCAACCTCAAGCGTCACGGTCGCATCCACTCGGGTGACAAACCTTTTCGGTGTAGCCTTTGCAACTACAGCTGCAATCAGAGTATGAACCTCAAACGTCATATGCTGCGACATACGGGCGAGAAGCCCTTCCGCTGTGCCACCTGCGCCTACACCACAGGCCACTGGGACAACTACAAGCGCCATCAGAAGGTGCATGGCCATGGTGGGGCAGGAGGACCTGGTCTCTCTGCTCCTGAGGGCTGGGCCCCACCTCACAGCCCACCCTCTGTTTTGAACACTCGGGGTCCAGCAGCCCTGGGTGCTACTGGTAGCAGGGCTCTCCATACAGACTCACCTTGA
- the Snx17 gene encoding sorting nexin-17, which produces MHFSIPETESRSGDSGGSAYVAYNIHVNGVLHCRVRYSQLLGLHEQLRKEYGANVLPAFPPKKLFSLTPAEVEQRREQLEKYMQAVRQDPLLGSSETFNSFLRRAQQETQQVPTEEVSLEVLLSNGQKVLVNVLTSDQTEDVLEAVAAKLDLPDDLIGYFSLFLVREKEDGSFSFVRKLQEFELPYVSVTSLRNHEYKIVLRKSYWDSAYDDDVMENRVGLNLLYAQTVSDIEHGWILVTKEQHRQLKSLQEKVSKKEFLRLAQTLRHYGYLRFDACVADFPEKDCPVVVSAGNSELSLQLRLPGQQLREGSFRVTRMRCWRVTSSVPLPSGGPSSPSQGRGEVRLELAFEYLMSKDRLQWVTITSPQAIMMSICLQSMVDELMVKKSGGSIRKMLRRRVGGTLKRSDSQQAVKSPPLLESPDASRESMVKLSSKLSAVSLRGIGSPSTDASASAVHGNFAFEGIGDEDL; this is translated from the exons ATGCACTTTTCCATTCCCGAAACTGAGTCCCGCAGCGGGGACAGCGGCGGCTCCGCCTACGTG GCCTATAACATCCACGTGAATGGAGTCCTGCACTGTCGGGTGCGCTACAGCCAGCTCCTGGGGCTGCACGAGCAG cTTCGGAAGGAGTATGGGGCCAATGTGCTTCCTGCATTCCCCCCAAAGAAGCTTTTCTCTCTGACACCTGCAGAGGTAGAACAGAGGCGAGAACAGTTAGAGAAGTACATGCAAGCTG TTCGGCAAGACCCATTGCTTGGGAGCAGTGAGACCTTTAATAGTTTTCTACGTCGGGCCCAACAG GAGACACAACAAGTCCCCACAGAGGAGGTTTCCTTGGAAGTGCTACTCAGCAATGGACAGAAAGTTCTAGTCAATGTACTAACTTCTGATCAAACCGAAGATGTCCTGGAG GCTGTGGCTGCAAAGCTGGATCTTCCTGATGACTTGATCGGGTATTTTAGTCTCTTCCTTGTTCGAGAAAAAGAAGATGGATCCTTTTCTT TTGTACGGAAGCTGCAGGAGTTTGAGCTGCCTTATGTATCGGTTACCAGTCTTCGGAATCATGAGTATAAGATTGTGCTCAGAAAGAG TTACTGGGACTCTGCCTATGATGACGATGTCATGGAGAACCGGGTTGGCCTGAACCTGCTTTATGCTCAG ACGGTGTCCGATATTGAGCATGGCTGGATCCTGGTCACCAAAGAGCAGCACCGGCAACTCAAATCTCTGCAAGAGAAAGTCTCCAAGAAGGAG TTCTTGCGGCTGGCTCAGACTCTGCGGCACTACGGCTACCTGCGCTTTGATGCCTGTGTGGCTGACTTTCCAGAGAAGGACTGCCCTGTGGTGGTCAGTGCAGGCAACAGTGAGCTCAGTCTCCAGCTGCGATTGCCTGGCCAGCAACTCCGTGAAGGCTCCTTCCGGGTGACCCGCATGAGATGTTGGCGGGTTACCTCCTCT GTGCCACTCCCCAGTGGAGGCCCAAGCAGTCCAAGCCAGGGTCGGGGAGAGGTGCGCCTGGAACTGGCTTTTGAATACCTCATGAGCAAGGACCGGCTACAGTGGGTCACCATCACCAGCCCACAG GCCATTATGATGAGCATCTGCTTACAGTCCATGGTGGATGAGCTGATGGTGAAGAAGTCCGGGGGCAGTATCAGGAAG ATGCTGCGTCGGCGGGTGGGGGGCACCCTGAAACGTTCAGACAGCCAGCAAGCAGTGAAGTCCCCACCGTTGCTT GAGTCACCAGATGCCAGCCGGGAATCCATGGTCAAACTCTCA AGTAAACTGAGTGCTGTGAGCTTGCGGGGAATTGGCAGTCCCAGCACAGATGCCAGTGCCAGTGCTGTCCATGGCAATTTCGCCTTCGAGGGCATTGGAGATGAGGATTTGTAA